Proteins encoded together in one Urocitellus parryii isolate mUroPar1 chromosome 3, mUroPar1.hap1, whole genome shotgun sequence window:
- the Fbxl12 gene encoding F-box/LRR-repeat protein 12 isoform X2 — MRPKVMWHLLRRYMASRLHSLRMGGYLFSGSQAPQLSPALLKALGQKCPNLKRLCLHVADLSMVPITSLPCTLRTLELHSCEISMAWLLKEQDPTVLPLLECIVLDRVPAFRDEHLQGLTRFRALRSLVLGGTYRVTQTGLDTSLQELSYLQRFEMLGCTLSADSTLLAISRHLRGVRKIRLTVGGLSAPGLAVLEGMPALESLCLQGPLITPEMPTPAEIVSSCLTMPKLRVLELQGLGWEGQEAERILCKGLPHCMVIVRACPKESMDWWM; from the coding sequence ATGCGGCCTAAAGTCATGTGGCACCTCCTTCGCCGATACATGGCATCTCGGCTCCATTCCCTGCGGATGGGTGGCTACCTCTTCTCTGGCTCTCAGGCCCCCCAGTTGTCCCCTGCCCTGTTGAAAGCCCTGGGCCAGAAGTGCCCCAACCTGAAGCGCCTCTGCCTGCACGTGGCTGACCTGAGCATGGTACCCATCACCAGCCTGCCCTGCACCCTGAGGACCCTGGAGCTGCACAGCTGTGAGATCTCCATGGCCTGGCTCCTTAAGGAGCAGGACCCCACCGTGCTGCCCCTGCTCGAATGCATCGTGCTGGACCGTGTCCCTGCCTTCCGTGACGAGCACCTGCAGGGCCTGACACGTTTCCGGGCCCTGCGCTCTCTGGTGCTAGGTGGCACCTACCGTGTGACCCAGACGGGGCTGGATACCAGCCTGCAGGAGCTCAGCTACCTGCAGAGGTTCGAGATGCTAGGTTGCACCCTCTCAGCGGACAGCACCCTGCTGGCCATCAGCCGCCACCTCCGAGGTGTGCGCAAGATCCGGCTGACCGTTGGGGGCCTCTCTGCTCCTGGCCTGGCTGTCCTGGAAGGAATGCCAGCCCTGGAGAGTCTGTGCTTACAGGGCCCCCTCATCACCCCAGAAATGCCCACTCCAGCTGAAATtgtttcctcctgcctcaccatGCCCAAACTCAGAGTGCTTGAGctgcaggggctgggctgggagggtcaggaggctgagaggatCCTGTGTAAGGGGCTGCCCCACTGTATGGTCATTGTTAGGGCCTGCCCCAAAGAGTCCATGGACTGGTGGATGTAA
- the Ubl5 gene encoding ubiquitin-like protein 5 — MIEVVCNDRLGKKVRVKCNTDDTIGDLKKLIAAQTGTRWNKIVLKKWYTIFKDHVSLGDYEIHDGMNLELYYQ; from the exons ATGATCGAGGTTGTTTGCAACGACCGTCTGGGGAAGAAAGTCCGCGTAAAGTGCAA CACCGATGACACCATCGGGGACCTTAAGAAACTGATCGCGGCTCAAACTGGCACCCGTTGGAACAAGATTGTTCTTAAGAAGTG GTACACGATTTTTAAGGACCACGTGTCTCTGGGGGACT ATGAAATCCATGATGGGATGAACCTGGAGCTTTATTACCAATAG
- the Fbxl12 gene encoding F-box/LRR-repeat protein 12 isoform X1 encodes MVTLTDLPDSVLLEIFSYLPVRDRIRISRVCHRWKRLVDDRWLWRHVDLTLYTMRPKVMWHLLRRYMASRLHSLRMGGYLFSGSQAPQLSPALLKALGQKCPNLKRLCLHVADLSMVPITSLPCTLRTLELHSCEISMAWLLKEQDPTVLPLLECIVLDRVPAFRDEHLQGLTRFRALRSLVLGGTYRVTQTGLDTSLQELSYLQRFEMLGCTLSADSTLLAISRHLRGVRKIRLTVGGLSAPGLAVLEGMPALESLCLQGPLITPEMPTPAEIVSSCLTMPKLRVLELQGLGWEGQEAERILCKGLPHCMVIVRACPKESMDWWM; translated from the exons ATGGTGACTCTTACTGACCTGCCGGATTCGGTGCTGCTGGAAATCTTCTCTTACCTCCCGGTCCGGGACCGGATCCGCATCTCCAG ggtctgTCACCGCTGGAAGAGGCTGGTGGACGACCGGTGGCTGTGGCGACATGTGGACTTGACGCTCTACACG ATGCGGCCTAAAGTCATGTGGCACCTCCTTCGCCGATACATGGCATCTCGGCTCCATTCCCTGCGGATGGGTGGCTACCTCTTCTCTGGCTCTCAGGCCCCCCAGTTGTCCCCTGCCCTGTTGAAAGCCCTGGGCCAGAAGTGCCCCAACCTGAAGCGCCTCTGCCTGCACGTGGCTGACCTGAGCATGGTACCCATCACCAGCCTGCCCTGCACCCTGAGGACCCTGGAGCTGCACAGCTGTGAGATCTCCATGGCCTGGCTCCTTAAGGAGCAGGACCCCACCGTGCTGCCCCTGCTCGAATGCATCGTGCTGGACCGTGTCCCTGCCTTCCGTGACGAGCACCTGCAGGGCCTGACACGTTTCCGGGCCCTGCGCTCTCTGGTGCTAGGTGGCACCTACCGTGTGACCCAGACGGGGCTGGATACCAGCCTGCAGGAGCTCAGCTACCTGCAGAGGTTCGAGATGCTAGGTTGCACCCTCTCAGCGGACAGCACCCTGCTGGCCATCAGCCGCCACCTCCGAGGTGTGCGCAAGATCCGGCTGACCGTTGGGGGCCTCTCTGCTCCTGGCCTGGCTGTCCTGGAAGGAATGCCAGCCCTGGAGAGTCTGTGCTTACAGGGCCCCCTCATCACCCCAGAAATGCCCACTCCAGCTGAAATtgtttcctcctgcctcaccatGCCCAAACTCAGAGTGCTTGAGctgcaggggctgggctgggagggtcaggaggctgagaggatCCTGTGTAAGGGGCTGCCCCACTGTATGGTCATTGTTAGGGCCTGCCCCAAAGAGTCCATGGACTGGTGGATGTAA